Proteins from a single region of Ammospiza nelsoni isolate bAmmNel1 chromosome 28, bAmmNel1.pri, whole genome shotgun sequence:
- the LOC132084941 gene encoding acyl-coenzyme A thioesterase THEM4-like produces the protein MLRGARAVAPFLSPVPCPRRRCHRWCPPPRDLAVPNPGWSERMREQHRELLERARDEGWTRVPSYRRFHPQMLGLPGDSDGDRDTRLFPRAIEGDGDGFEFVTFLSVPKGRLRCLCQLGPFLEGHPGLAHGGAIATLIDTSLGTLALAVAGRVVTANLSIDYLEPVPLLSVLLLKASLQRHQGRKLFLGCDLWDAEGTTLHAKATGLFIQQDLPKEPPRGGDSGR, from the exons ATGCTGCGCGGCGCTCGGGCGGTGGCCCCGTTCCTGTCCCCTGTCCCGTGTCCCCGGCGCCGCTGTCACCGTTGGTGTCCCCCCCCGCGGGACCTGGCTGTCCCCAACCCCGGCTGGAGCGAGCGCATGCGGGAGCAGCACCGGGAGCTGCTGGAGCGGGCGCGGGACGAGGGCTGGACACGGGTGCCGAGCTACCGGAGATTCCACCCGC AGATGCTGGGGCTGCCCGGTGACAGTGACGGTGACAGGGACACGCGGCTGTTCCCGAGGGCCATCGAGGGCGACGGGGACGGCTTCGAGTTCGTCACCTTCCTGAGTGTCCCCAAGGGCCGCCTGcgctgcctgtgccagctggggcCCTTCCTGGAGGGACACCCGGG gctggcGCACGGCGGTGCCATCGCCACCCTCATTGACACCTCGCTGGGGACGCTGGCGCTGGCGGTGGCCGGGCGGGTGGTGACAGCCAACCTGAGCATCGACTACCTGGA GCCCGTCCCCCTGCTCTCGGTGCTGCTGCTCAAGGCGTCCCTGCAGCGCCACCAGGGCCGGAAGCTCTTCCTGGGCTGTGACCTGTGGGACGCCGAGGGGACAACGCTGCACGCCAAGGCCACCg gGCTCTTCATCCAGCAGGACCTGCCCAAGGAGCCACCACGGGGAGGGGACAGCGGCCGGTGA